A stretch of Leucoraja erinacea ecotype New England unplaced genomic scaffold, Leri_hhj_1 Leri_686S, whole genome shotgun sequence DNA encodes these proteins:
- the LOC129694483 gene encoding histone H1-like, translating to MTETAAAEAAPQAVPAAQTKAPKKKKAPARKKAAGPKLGDQIDNIVADCHDRRGMSFYAIKKGLAAKGVDVEKCRHLIKTGIKRKLANGSLVQLKGVGASGSFKTGQGEGAVKSAKKAVPAAKTSKNKKSTSRKTPTKKLLAKKSTTKRSSKSPAKKVVAKKPALKQMAAKKSSPKKAAPKKQKKAVVKKAKAAKKPVKGQAKTKAAKPKKAMTKK from the coding sequence ATGACCGAGACCGCAGCCGCTGAAGCGGCTCCTCAAGCCGTCCCCGCCGCCCAAACCAAGGCTCCCAAGAAGAAGAAAGCGCCCGCCCGGAAGAAGGCAGCCGGTCCGAAGCTGGGCGACCAGATCGACAACATTGTGGCGGATTGCCACGATCGCCGAGGGATGTCTTTCTATGCGATAAAGAAGGGACTGGCCGCCaagggtgtggatgtggagaagtgCCGCCACCTGATCAAGACGGGCATCAAGAGGAAATTAGCAAACGGTTCCCTGGTTCAGCTCAAGGGCGTGGGCGCCTCGGGTTCTTTCAAGACCGGTCAGGGAGAAGGCGCCGTGAAGTCGGCAAAGAAAGCGGTTCCTGCAGCCAAAACATCCAAGAACAAGAAATCAACGTCCAGGAAAACCCCGACCAAGAAATTACTGGCAAAAAAATCTACCACCAAAAGATCATCGAAATCTCCCGCCAAGAAAGTTGTGGCCAAGAAACCAGCGCTTAAACAAATGGCGGCGAAGAAATCATCGCCCAAGAAGGCGGCgccgaaaaaacaaaaaaaggccGTAGTCAAAAAGGCGAAGGCGGCCAAGAAGCCGGTAAAAGGCCAGGCGAAGACCAAAGCGGCGAAACCCAAGAAGGCAATGACCAAAAAGTGA
- the LOC129694484 gene encoding histone H4 translates to MSGRGKGGKGLGKGGAKRHRKVLRDNIQGITKPAIRRLARRGGVKRISGLIYEETRGVLKVFLENVIRDAVTYTEHAKRKTVTAMDVVYALKRQGRTLYGFGG, encoded by the coding sequence ATGTCTGGCAGAGGGAAAGGAGGCAAAGGATTAGGCAAAGGCGGAGCAAAGCGGCACCGCAAAGTGCTTCGCGACAACATCCAGGGCATCACCAAGCCAGCTATCCGCCGCCTGGCTCGGCGTGGTGGGGTCAAGCGCATCTCGGGTCTGATCTACGAGGAGACCCGCGGGGTGTTGAAGGTTTTCCTGGAGAATGTGATCAGGGACGCGGTCACCTACACCGAGCACGCCAAGCGCAAGACGGTCACTGCCATGGATGTGGTGTACGCTCTGAAACGACAGGGCCGCACTCTCTACGGGTTCGGCGGCTAA
- the LOC129694481 gene encoding histone H3-like centromeric protein A, translating to MSGRGKGGKGLGKGGAKRHRKVLRDNIQGITKPAIRRLARRGGVKRISGLIYEETRGVLKVFLENVSRDAVTYTEHAKRKTVTAMDVVYALKRQGRTLYGFGGVCRASPTPPGRPASDLLKQPPGVDKPAATRRDGTSRMARTKQTARKSTGGKAPRKQLATKAARKSAPATGGVKKPHRYRPGTVALREIRRYQKSTELLIRKLPFQRLVREIAQDFKTDLRFQSSAVMALQEASEAYLVGLFEDTNLCAIHAKRVTIMPKDIQLARRIRGERA from the exons ATGTCTGGTCGAGGGAAAGGAGGCAAAGGATTAGGCAAAGGCGGAGCAAAGCGGCACCGCAAAGTGCTTCGCGATAACATCCAGGGCATCACCAAGCCAGCTATCCGCCGCTTGGCTCGGCGTGGTGGGGTCAAGCGGATCTCGGGTTTGATCTACGAGGAGACCCGCGGGGTGTTGAAGGTTTTCCTGGAGAATGTGAGCAGGGACGCGGTCACCTACACCGAGCACGCCAAGCGCAAGACGGTCACTGCCATGGATGTGGTGTACGCTCTGAAACGACAGGGCCGCACTCTCTACGGGTTCGGCGGC GTTTGCCgagcttcccccaccccacccggcCGGCCGGCCTCAGACCTTCTGAAACAGCCGCCTGGTGTTGACAAACCTGCAGCCACTCGCAGGGATGGGACATC GAGAATGGCCCGGACCAAGCAGACAGCGCGTAAATCGACCGGAGGGAAAGCTCCTCGCAAACAGCTGGCGACCAAAGCGGCGCGGAAGAGCGCTCCAGCCACGGGCGGAGTGAAGAAGCCTCATCGCTACAGGCCCGGCACCGTGGCTCTGAGGGAGATCCGGCGCTACCAGAAATCCACCGAGTTGCTCATCCGCAAACTGCCCTTCCAGCGCCTGGTGCGGGAGATCGCTCAGGACTTCAAGACAGACCTGCGCTTCCAGAGCTCGGCCGTCATGGCGCTGCAGGAGGCCAGCGAGGCTTACCTGGTGGGGCTCTTTGAGGACACCAACCTGTGCGCAATCCACGCCAAGCGAGTCACCATCATGCCCAAAGACATCCAGCTGGCCCGCCGTATCCGCGGGGAGCGCGCCTaa